In the Brassica napus cultivar Da-Ae chromosome A7, Da-Ae, whole genome shotgun sequence genome, one interval contains:
- the LOC106357902 gene encoding spermidine-binding periplasmic protein SpuE isoform X2 yields MATAASLSLKPPARFLCGGERRKRTAAGFSVARASQGNTFHESMVRLSASTVLILGLSLRVCSPASARIPPPVISTHSVTQNEIDSDTLVVEEEERRLEAEFEAYKAKVYSLTLPLKLIALRGSVPPSWIKFMSSQGKRVRLKTRFLANLEDIFFDLSKPANKGKSVSADMISLGDSWLSFAIKEKLIEPMKGVEVQDWYKGLSDKWKVYLRRNYAGEQAPEGETWAVPYRWGSMVIAYKKSKFQQYKLAPIQDWEDLWRPELAGRISMVNSPREVVGAVLKYMGASYNTTDLDSQVTGGKIAVETNLASLMKQIRLFDSNNYLKAFNVGDVWVTVGWSSDVIPVAKRMSNVTVIVPKSGATLWADLWAIPAIPDSGKEAEALGGRARGPSPLIHQWIEFCLQPARSLPFTREVIPGASPSAIEGGPLVREPEVTKKSRAKLDTNLVLGVPPPEILSKCEFLEPLPEATLLEYRLLIDTVRKQKQGHGLVEKLEDIFSSFRTKLHSRMKKNT; encoded by the exons ATGGCTACCGCGGCGTCTCTTTCCCTGAAACCGCCAGCGAGATTCTTATGCGGCGGAGAGCGGCGAAAGAGAACCGCAGCTGGATTCTCAGTCGCGCGAGCTTCTCAAGGAAACACGTTTCACGAGAGCATGGTTCGTCTCTCTGCCTCGACTGTGCTTATCCTCGGATTAAGCCTCCGCGTCTGCTCTCCGGCCTCCGCTAGAATACCTCCGCCAGTAATCTCGACTCATTCAGTTACACAGAACGAAATCGACTCAGATACTCTAGTGgttgaagaggaagagagaagatTGGAAGCAGAGTTCGAAGCATACAAGGCTAAAGTCTACTCTCTGACCCTACCGCTAAAACTCATTGCCTTGCGTGGTTCCGTGCCGCCTTCATGGATCAAG TTTATGAGCTCACAAGGGAAGAGAGTGAGGTTAAAGACGAGATTCTTGGCGAATCTTGAAGACATTTTCTTTGATCTATCGAAGCCTGCTAACAAAGGGAAGTCAGTGTCTGCTGATATGATCAGCCTTGGTGATTCTTGGCTTAGTTTTGCAATCAAGGAGAAGCTTATTGAGCCAATGAAAGGTGTAGAAGTTCAAGATTGGTATAAAGGCTTGAGTGATAAATGGAAG GTTTATCTCCGCAGGAACTATGCTGGAGAACAAGCTCCTGAGGGTGAAACGTGGGCTGTTCCATACCGATGGGGGAGCATGGTAATAGCATACAAGAAGAGCAAGTTTCAGCAGTATAAACTGGCTCCAATACAGGACTGGGAGGATCTGTGGCGACCTGAACTTGCAGGGAGGATCTCAATGGTGAATTCTCCTAGAGAGGTTGTTGGTGCTGTTCTCAAGTACATGGGAGCATCGTACAACACCACAGACCTGGATTCACAAGTTACTGGTGGAAAAATCGCTGTGGAGACAAATCTAGCATCGCTTATGAAACAG ATTAGACTGTTTGACAGTAACAACTACTTAAAAGCTTTCAATGTAGGAGATGTCTGGGTCACCGTTGGTTGGAGCAGCGATGTTATCCCTGTCGCCAAACGTATGTCTAATGTTACAGTGATTGTTCCCAAGTCCGGTGCCACCTTATGGGCTGATCTATGG gCAATTCCAGCTATACCTGACTCTGGTAAAGAAGCTGAAGCGCTAGGAGGACGAGCCCGAGGCCCATCTCCATTAATCCACCAGTGGATAGAGTTCTGCTTGCAACCCGCAAGATCATTACCCTTCACACGGGAAGTGATCCCCGGTGCGTCTCCTTCAGCTATTGAGGGTGGTCCCCTGGTTAGAGAACCCGAAGTAACAAAGAAAAGCAGAGCAAAACTGGACACGAACCTCGTCTTGGGTGTTCCTCCTCCAGAGATCTTGTCTAAGTGTGAGTTCTTGGAACCTTTACCAGAGGCTACGCTATTGGAATACAGGCTTCTGATCGATACtgtaaggaaacaaaaacaaggaCATGGCCTTGTGGAGAAACTTGAGGACATTTTTTCGAGTTTTAGGACAAAGCTTCACTCACGGATGAAGAAAAACACTTGA
- the LOC106355107 gene encoding bystin, with translation MAKKRDRIINTQPFITDDASVASSRKRSKVPKTHQQQEKLIEAGISSKIMKVALAQQKEIADEENAERNPSGAVFAAAAAKTAEEEQRILEEEDEKDDDIDAFDGNFEEDDSYHQEEINEDDEKLFESFFVKDAPRQRTLADIIIKKIKDNDADLAEEERPDPELDPKVTKLYKGVAKIMSEYTIGKMPKAFVLITKMERWEDVLYLTEPEKWSPNAMYQATRIFAHHLKNSQIQRFYSYVLLPRVREDIRKNKRLHFALYQALKKSLYKPSAFNKGILFPLCKSGTCSLREAVIIGSILEKCSIPMLHSCVALLNLAEMEYCGTTSYFIKTLLEKKYCMPYRVLDALVAHFMRFVDEIRVMPVIWHQSLLTFVQRYKYELLKEDKEHFQTLLKRQRHHLVTPEILRELQGSRNRGEKEDDPMLTNSSVTTINNPIKEDRFDIPEVPMEED, from the exons ATGGCGAAGAAACGTGATAGAATAATCAACACACAGCCCTTTATCACCGATGACGCCTCCGTCGCTTCTTCCCGGAAGCGTTCAAAGGTTCCCAAAACCCATCAGCAACAGGAGAAG TTGATTGAAGCTGGTATTAGCTCCAAGATCATGAAGGTCGCTCTTGCACAGCAAAAGGAGATTGCTGATGAAGAAAACGCCGAGAGGAACCCCAGTGGAGCCGTGTTTGCTGCTGCAGCCGCCAAGACTGCGGAAGAGGAGCAGAGAATcctggaggaggaggatgagaaAGATGATGATATCGACGCTTTTGATGGAAACTTCGAAGAAGATGATAGCTACCACCAA GAGGAGATCAATGAGGACGACGAGAAGCTGTTTGAGTCATTCTTTGTTAAGGACGCCCCTCGTCAACGTACTCTTGCTGATATCATCATCAAGAAAATCAAAGACAACGATGCTGACTTAGCTGAAG AAGAGCGTCCTGACCCTGAGTTGGACCCTAAAGTAACTAAATTATACAAAGG TGTTGCCAAGATCATGAGTGAATACACGATTGGGAAAATGCCGAAAGCGTTTGTGCTGATTACTAAGATGGAGCGCTGGGAGGATGTGTTATACTTGACCGAGCCGGAGAAATGGTCGCCTAACGCTATGTATCAAGCAACCAGAATCTTTGCTCACCACTTGAAAAACAGCCAGATTCAGCGGTTTTACAGCTACGTGTTGCTTCCTCGAGTCAGAGAAGATATCAGAAAGAACAAGAGGCTGCATTTTGCTCTCTACCAGGCTTTGAAGAAGTCTCTCTACAAGCCTAGTGCTTTCAATAAAGGCATACTCTTCCCGCTTTGTAAG TCTGGTACATGCAGTCTCAGAGAAGCTGTGATTATAGGGAGCATTCTCGAAAAGTGTTCTATCCCTATGCTTCACTCATG TGTTGCTTTGCTGAACTTGGCTGAGATGGAGTATTGTGGAACAACCAG CTACTTTATAAAAACTCTTTTGGAGAAGAAATATTGTATGCCGTATCGAGTACTAGATGCATTGGTTGCTCACTTCATGAGATTTGTGGATGAGATAAGAGTTATGCCTGTGATTTGGCACCAGTCTCTTCTTACTTTTGTGCAACG GTACAAGTATGAGTTACTAAAGGAAGACAAAGAGCATTTCCAAACTCTCCTCAAGAGGCAAAGGCACCATCTT GTTACTCCTGAGATCCTGAGAGAGCTTCAGGGTAGCAGAAACCGtggagagaaagaagatgatcCTATGTTGACTAACT CTTCAGTTACAACTATCAACAACCCAATCAAAGAAGACAGATTTGACATTCCAGAGGTGCCAATGGAAGAGGACTGA
- the LOC106357902 gene encoding spermidine-binding periplasmic protein SpuE isoform X1: MATAASLSLKPPARFLCGGERRKRTAAGFSVARASQGNTFHESMVRLSASTVLILGLSLRVCSPASARIPPPVISTHSVTQNEIDSDTLVVEEEERRLEAEFEAYKAKVYSLTLPLKLIALRGSVPPSWIKEFMSSQGKRVRLKTRFLANLEDIFFDLSKPANKGKSVSADMISLGDSWLSFAIKEKLIEPMKGVEVQDWYKGLSDKWKVYLRRNYAGEQAPEGETWAVPYRWGSMVIAYKKSKFQQYKLAPIQDWEDLWRPELAGRISMVNSPREVVGAVLKYMGASYNTTDLDSQVTGGKIAVETNLASLMKQIRLFDSNNYLKAFNVGDVWVTVGWSSDVIPVAKRMSNVTVIVPKSGATLWADLWAIPAIPDSGKEAEALGGRARGPSPLIHQWIEFCLQPARSLPFTREVIPGASPSAIEGGPLVREPEVTKKSRAKLDTNLVLGVPPPEILSKCEFLEPLPEATLLEYRLLIDTVRKQKQGHGLVEKLEDIFSSFRTKLHSRMKKNT; the protein is encoded by the exons ATGGCTACCGCGGCGTCTCTTTCCCTGAAACCGCCAGCGAGATTCTTATGCGGCGGAGAGCGGCGAAAGAGAACCGCAGCTGGATTCTCAGTCGCGCGAGCTTCTCAAGGAAACACGTTTCACGAGAGCATGGTTCGTCTCTCTGCCTCGACTGTGCTTATCCTCGGATTAAGCCTCCGCGTCTGCTCTCCGGCCTCCGCTAGAATACCTCCGCCAGTAATCTCGACTCATTCAGTTACACAGAACGAAATCGACTCAGATACTCTAGTGgttgaagaggaagagagaagatTGGAAGCAGAGTTCGAAGCATACAAGGCTAAAGTCTACTCTCTGACCCTACCGCTAAAACTCATTGCCTTGCGTGGTTCCGTGCCGCCTTCATGGATCAAG GAGTTTATGAGCTCACAAGGGAAGAGAGTGAGGTTAAAGACGAGATTCTTGGCGAATCTTGAAGACATTTTCTTTGATCTATCGAAGCCTGCTAACAAAGGGAAGTCAGTGTCTGCTGATATGATCAGCCTTGGTGATTCTTGGCTTAGTTTTGCAATCAAGGAGAAGCTTATTGAGCCAATGAAAGGTGTAGAAGTTCAAGATTGGTATAAAGGCTTGAGTGATAAATGGAAG GTTTATCTCCGCAGGAACTATGCTGGAGAACAAGCTCCTGAGGGTGAAACGTGGGCTGTTCCATACCGATGGGGGAGCATGGTAATAGCATACAAGAAGAGCAAGTTTCAGCAGTATAAACTGGCTCCAATACAGGACTGGGAGGATCTGTGGCGACCTGAACTTGCAGGGAGGATCTCAATGGTGAATTCTCCTAGAGAGGTTGTTGGTGCTGTTCTCAAGTACATGGGAGCATCGTACAACACCACAGACCTGGATTCACAAGTTACTGGTGGAAAAATCGCTGTGGAGACAAATCTAGCATCGCTTATGAAACAG ATTAGACTGTTTGACAGTAACAACTACTTAAAAGCTTTCAATGTAGGAGATGTCTGGGTCACCGTTGGTTGGAGCAGCGATGTTATCCCTGTCGCCAAACGTATGTCTAATGTTACAGTGATTGTTCCCAAGTCCGGTGCCACCTTATGGGCTGATCTATGG gCAATTCCAGCTATACCTGACTCTGGTAAAGAAGCTGAAGCGCTAGGAGGACGAGCCCGAGGCCCATCTCCATTAATCCACCAGTGGATAGAGTTCTGCTTGCAACCCGCAAGATCATTACCCTTCACACGGGAAGTGATCCCCGGTGCGTCTCCTTCAGCTATTGAGGGTGGTCCCCTGGTTAGAGAACCCGAAGTAACAAAGAAAAGCAGAGCAAAACTGGACACGAACCTCGTCTTGGGTGTTCCTCCTCCAGAGATCTTGTCTAAGTGTGAGTTCTTGGAACCTTTACCAGAGGCTACGCTATTGGAATACAGGCTTCTGATCGATACtgtaaggaaacaaaaacaaggaCATGGCCTTGTGGAGAAACTTGAGGACATTTTTTCGAGTTTTAGGACAAAGCTTCACTCACGGATGAAGAAAAACACTTGA